ACGGACACAACGCGGTGGGCGTGCTGGTGCTGCCGTTTCACCTGATGATCACCTATAGCAGCCTGGTGATTTTCATGAGCATGGTCATGCCGGCGCCGATCGTGGCCTCCTATGGCAATGACAGCCGTGCCTTCTTCAATGAAGTGTTTCCCAGTTCCGATAATGCTCCCGCACTCGGCCAGCCGGGCACGTTGCTGCCGTTGTGGCCGCTGTACCAGCAGGCGCAGCAACAGTGGGCGGGTGGGCATGTCGGGCGCCTGGCGGTGAATAATCCGAGCGACGTCAACGCCTCGGTAAACGTGTTTCGCGCTGGCTCCGACAGCGTGGTGCATGATTTCGGCAGCACCGTTTCGTTCAATGGCACCACGGGGCAGGTGTTGCGGGTCAGTGGCGAACCGTCGTTGCCGTCGGTCATCGGTGGCAGTTTCTACGGCTTGCACATGGGCCATTTCGCCGGCCCGGTGCTGCGTTGGCTGTATTTCATCTGCGGCCTGGCGGGCACGGCGATGATCGGCACAGGCCTGGTGATATGGCTGGGCAAGCGTCAACTCAAACACGCAAAAACCGGTGTGATGCCCTTTGAGCTGCGGCTGGTGGAGGTGCTGAACATCGCCAGCATGTCGGGGCTGATGATCGCCGTCGCGGCGTTTTTCTGGGCCAATCGATTGTTGCCGGTGGGCGTGGCCGAACGTTCCGACTGGGAAGTGCAGAGCTTTTTTATCGCCTGGGGGCTGAGCCTGGTGCATGCCATGCTGCGGCGCGGTCGTCAGGGCTGGGTCGAGCAACTGAGCCTGGGCGCGCTGCTGTTTGTGACCATCCCGTTGCTTAACGCCCTGACCACGCCGTATCACCTGGGCGCCTCGCTGATGAGCGGCGACTGGGCCATGGCCGGCTTCGACCTGACCTGCCTGGCCAGCGGCCTGTTCCTGGCATGGGCGGCCTGGAAGATGCAGCGCTGCGCCGTGTCGCTGCCCAGGGCAGAACACGCACGTGCATTGGCGTTCAAGCAGGAGGCCAGCTGATGCTGCTCGCGCTGCTGCTGTGCTACGCCGGGTTTACCGCGCTGTGCCTGGCCACCGACCGTCATCACGGCGAACTGCTGCGCAGCAAACCCACGCCTGCGCGGCGCCTGGGGCTGCGTGCGCTCGGCTGGCTGCTGCTGAGCCTGTCGATCTGGCCGGCGGTGGCCGCCACCGGCTGGGGGCAGGGCCTGGTGGAGTGGTGCGCGGTGTTGATGCTCAGCGCCTTGCTGCTGGTGCTGCTGCTACCATACCGGCCACGGCTGGCCTTGATCCTCGCGGGCGTGAGCCTGCTGGCCAGCCCTGTCGCGGCGTTTGGCCTTTTCTGAGCGGCCCATGGTGATCAGCCCGCCGCCCGAACCCCAAGACAGTTCGCACCCGAACGCGGCCGGTGGACGTGCGCATTTCCTCCAGGTGTTCCTGTCCCAGCGTTCGCAGATGGAGGCGCTGGTCAGCCGCCGTGTCGGTTGCCGCGCCACGGCGGCTGACCTGGTGCAAGACCTGTTCCTGCGCTTCTGGCGTCGCCCGCTGGTGCAGGTCGAAGAACTCAGCACCTACCTGCTGCGCTGCGCCGGCAATATCGCCATCGACCATTTGCGCAGCGAAGGCGCCCGCGTGCGCAGCAGTGAGGGTTGGTTGCCGGAGCAACAGGACAACCAGGGCTGCGAACCCCAGGCGGCCCTCGAAGCGGGCAATGATCTGCGGCATGTCGAGGCCGCCTTGCGCAGTCTGCCTGAGCGCACCCGGCAGATTTTCCTGCTCAACCGCATTCACGGGCGCACATACGCAGAGATCGCCAAGGCCATGGGCCTGTCCCAAAGCGCTGTGGAAAAACATATGATGCGCGCCCTGCAGGCCTGCAAGGCGAGCCTTCTTGAACCAGCGCCTCCACGTACGCCAGGGAAAGCATCGTGAACGTCACACCCACGCCCGCCCAGGAACAGGCCGCGCTCGACTGGCTGAGCCGGCTGCACGACCAGCCCGGCAGCGGCGATCAAGTCACCTTCAGCCGATGGCTGCGGGCCGACCCCGCCCATGTCGAAGCCTACGCCCGGGCCCAGGTGCTGTGGGAATTGAGCGAAGTCCCGGCACGCACCCTGGCCGACGAAGACGCACAGGCCTTGCAGGGCTACCTCGATGCGATGCGCCGTTCCGGGCGCTCACGCGTGGTGCGTGGGGCTGGCGCCTTGGCGATGGCGGCCTGTCTGTTGTTAATGGTGTCGATGGGCGCCGGCTGGCAGCCGTCGCGCTGGGTCGACGACCTGGCTGCCGATTACGTGACGGCGCCAGGGGAGGTGAGGACCGTCATCCTGGCCGATCAGTCCCACGTCACCCTCGACGCCGACAGCGCGATTGCCGTGGATTTCAGCCACGGCGAGCGGCATATCCAATTGCGTCGCGGGGCCGGCTTTTTCCGTGTTGTCCACACCGGCCAGCCCTTCGTGGTCGAAGCGGGCGATGGCGAAACGCGGGTGCTGGGCACGCAGTTCGAAGTGCGCCTGCAACCGGCAGGGGCCCAGGTGACGGTGCTGTCGGGCCGGGTTGGCGTAACGCCGTCCGCACAGGCGCCGCAGCAAATTCTGACGGCAGGCCAGCAACTGGCCTACGCCGACGGTGTAGCCGAGCCGCTGCATTCGGTGGACAGCGAATCACGCCTGGCCTGGCGCGACGGTTGGCTCAATTACTACAAGGCGCCGCTGGCCGAGGTGGTCAGAGACCTCGCACGTTACTATCCGGGCCGAATCCTCCTGCTCAATGATGAGGTGGGCGCCAGACGCGTCAGCGGCAGCTTTCCAAGCAACGACCCTGCCGCCGTATTGAAGGCCTTGCAAGCGGTCCTCGGCTTCGAGCAGCACACCCTGCTGGGGCGGGTGATTGTGTTGCGCTAGGCGCACGGCGCCGTTCAACTCCGCACGGTCAACGGCCTGCCACCGATTGCGATGTATCAGCTACAGATAGGCTGACTGACACACTGCTATCGAGGATAGGTATCTACACCACTCTGTAACCCCCAAACGTAACCACGATGCGAAGCGAGCCGCTCTTGATCTGCTTTTGATCCTAGGCGCCCCGTTAAACCACGCTGGCCGAACGCAGGCTTGAATCCGTGGGCAACCCGGCAGGACGCCGGGTTAGCCGCCCCGCGCCATGGATGGCGCGTGGCGGCGGCCCACGGATTCAAGCCGGAGAGAGGGCACACCGAGCCCAGGCGAGGTGCCGAGTGGTGGGGCAAGAGCGTTTTGCTTACTTTTGCGCTTTTCAAAAGTGAGCCGCTGTAAAAGCGGAACCCTAAGTAGCCGTTACCGCAGAAACGGATATGTACTCAGTCTGATCCAGCATCCTGGTCGGCCCAGAGGCCGCCATCGGGGGCAAGCCCCCTCCCACATTTGGACCGGGATCGACACCAACATCCTGGTCGGTCCTGAGGCCGCTATCGGGGGCAAGCCCCCTCCCACATTTGATCTGCGGTGTGTTCGAGGGTCGGGTTATTTCAGGGCGGCCATGATGGCCTCGGGGTTGTAGTCGCGGATCAAGGTGCCGTTGACGTCCACGAACGGAATCCCGCCGCCGCCCAGCGCTTCATACGCCTTGCGCGCCTGGGCGTCCTTTTCGATATCGACGGCCTGGTAGGGGATTCCCTTCTGGTCCAGAAACCGTCGGATCTGCTTGCAGTAGCCGCACCACTCGGTGGAATAGAGCACCACACGCGCCGAGGCGCGTACCTGCTCGGACATCACCTGCGACGGGTTGAACAGCCGCTCGACCTTGCCCCAGTTCTGAATCACCACCACCACCAGCAACACCAGCAGGACTTTCTTCAAGACCCCGCCAAGCATCAGTTGCGGCGCTTGAGCTGGTCGGTCAGTTGGGTCGGCAGGCCCTTGATGATCAAGGTGCCGGCGGCTTCGTCGTATTCGATCTTGTCGCCCAGCAGGTGGGCTTCAAAGCTGATGGACAAGCCTTCGGCGCGGCCGGTGAAGCGGCGGAACTGGTTGAGGGTGCGTTTGTCGGCAGGGATCTCCGGCGACAGGCCGTAGTCCTTGTTGCGAATGTGGTCGTAGAACGCTTTAGGCCGCTCTTCATCGATCAGACCGGACAGTTCTTCCAGGCCCATGGGCTCACCGAGCTTGGCCTGGCTGCTGGCGTAGTCCACCAGGGTCTTGGTTTTCTCGCGGGCCGATTCGTCTGGCAGGTCTTCGCTTTCAACGAAGTCACTGAACGCCTTGAGCAGGGTGCGGGTTTCGCCCGGGCCGTCAACGCCTTCCTGGCAGCCGATAAAGTCGCGGAAGTACTCCGAGACCTTCTTGCCGTTCTTGCCCTTGATAAACGAGATGTACTGCTTGGACTGCTTGTTGTTCTGCCACTCGGACACGTTGATCCGCGCGGCCAGGTGCAGTTGGCCAAGGTCCAGGTGGCGCGATGGGGTCACGTCCAGTTCGTCGGTCACCGCCACGCCTTCGCTGTGGTGCAGCAGGGCGATGGCCAGATAGTCGGTCATGCCTTGCTGGTAGTGGGCGAACAGCACGTGACCGCCGGTGGACAGGTTGGATTCCTCCATCAGTTTCTGCAGATGTTCCACCGCAGTACGGCTGAAGGTGGTGAAATCCTGGCCACCGTCAAAGTATTCCTTCAACCAGCCGCTGAACGGGTGCGCGCCGGACTCGGCATGGAAGAAACCCCAGGCCTTGCCTTGTTTGGCGTTGTAGCTCTCGTTGAGGTCGGCAAGCATGTTCTCGATGGCGGCCGATTCGGACAGCTCCGAATCACGGGCATGCAGAACTGCGGGGGTGCCGTCGGGTTTTTTGTCGATCAGGTGGACGATGCAATGACGGATCGGCATAGGCTTCTCGGCTGGTTGAAGGGGAGCGGTGAGCCTCCCCCAAAAAGTTGCCCAGTGTACCGCACCCGTTGGTCAAGACGCGCCTGGAAGGGCGTTTTGGATGTTCTCCCACCGTGGATATGGGGTTTTTTCACGCTTTAGAGCGATAAAGCTGACCAAATGGGTATGTTGAGGCGGATATTTCCCCGTCTCTGTGCTAGTTTTGCCCCGTCTTACGCCAAGTCTCGGCGTTAAGCGTGCATTCAGCATTTGTCAGGTCGAACCAATCCCCGTTTCAAGCATCTATAACCCCGTTCTCCAAAGGTTATAGCCGGGGTGCCAGGCCGACACGGTCGGGCTCGACGGCTGACACTGCACTCTGCAATCCATATGAATTTGATAGGGAAGGAACACCACAATGGCTTTGACTAAAGACCAACTGATCGCTGATATCGCTGAAGCTATCGACGCGCCGAAAACCACCGCGCGCGCAGCGCTGGACCAACTGGGCCAGATCGTTGCCGATCAGCTGGAAAACGGCGGCGAAATCACTCTGCCAGGTATCGGCAAGCTGAAAGTGACCGAGCGTCCTGCCCGTACCGGCCGTAACCCTTCGACTGGCGCTGCCATCGAAATCGCTGCCAAGAAAGTTATCAAGCTGGTTGTGGCCAAAGGCCTGACCGACGCTGTTAACAAGTAAGACGCAGTAAAAAACCGTGCTCCGGAGTGATCCGGGCACGGTTTTTTGTTGCCTGCGATTTTACGTCTTACTGTAGGAGCGAGCTTGCTCGCGAAAGACGTTAACAATAACGCGCCCGTCCTGGTTGAACGCGGCGCCTTGGCGTTTTTCGCGAGCAAGCTCGCTCCTACAGGGTTGGCGTCAACGCACCCAGCGCTGGCGCCAGATCTGCTGTTCGTTTTTGGTCTGGAAGGTCCAGGCGACGAACCGGCTTTGCTTTTGCCCCTGGGACATTTCCACTACCTGGCTTTCCAATACGCCGGCCTTTTTCAGCGCCGTCTCGATCGCGGGCAAGTTTGACGCTTTTGACACCAGGGTGCTGAACCACAGCACCTTGTGGGCAAAATGCGCGCTTTCGGCGATCAATTGCGTTACGAAACGCGCTTCGCCGCCTTCACACCACAGCTCGGCCGATTGACCACCGAAGTTCAGCACCGGCAACTTGCGCTTGGGGTCGGCTCTGCCCAAGGCGCGCCATTTGCGTTCGCTGCCCTTGGTGGCTTCGTCCATGGACGCATGGAACGGCGGGTTGCACATGGTCAGGTCAAAGCGTTCCGCAGGCTCCAGCAGCCCTAGCAGGATGTGCTTGGGGTTGGGTTGCTGGCGTAGCTGGATGACTTTGCTCAGGTCGTTGGACTGCACAATGGCCTTGGCGGCGGCCACGGCGATCGGGTCGACCTCCGAGCCGAGGAAGTTCCAGCGGTACTCCATGTAGCCAATCAGCGGGTACACGCAGTTGGCGCCCATGCCGATATCCAGCACCTTGACGATGGAACCGCGCGGAATCTTGCCCTCGTTGGTGCTGGCCAGCAGATCGGCGAGGAAGTGCACGTAGTCGGCACGCCCCGGCACGGGCGGGCACAGGTAATCGGCCGGGATGTCCCAATGCTGGATGCCGTAGAACGACTTGAGCAACGCCCGGTTGAACACCCGCACCGCGTCCGGGCTGGCGAAGTCGATACTCTCTTTGCCATAAGGATTGATGATCACGAACTGCGCGAGTTCCGGCGTGGTCTTGATCAGCGCCTGGAAGTCGTAACGGCCTGTGTGGCGGTTGCGCGGATGCAGGGTAGCCTCTTTGCGTGGTGCGACGGGCTTGGCCGTTGCAGCGGTGTTAGGCTTCTTGCGCGGTGGTTTGGGTGTGCTGGGGGCGGTCATGTTGATTCTGGTGTTGGCTCAAAGTGGCGGGCATTGTCACACATCTTGAGCCTTGCCCGGTCAAATGTGGGAGGGGGCTTGCCCCCGATGGCTGTGTGTCAGTCAATTATCTGTTAACTGACCCATCGCCATCGGGGGCAAGCCCCCTCCCACATTGACTGCATTCCCAGCAGGACATCGGGAACGATCAGGCAAAAAAAAGAGACCCGAAGGTCTCTTTTTTTACGCGACTCAAGCCTTACAGGCTGGAAATCCGCGCATGTTGCTCCGCCAGCTTGCCCAAAGCCTGCTCAGCCTCGGCCAACTTGGCGCGTTCCTTGTCGATGACCTCTGCCGGCGCCTTGTCGACGAACGCCGCGTTGGACAGCTTGCCGCCCACGCGCTGCACTTCACCTTGCAGACGCGCGATTTCCTTGTCGAGACGGGCCAGTTCCGCGCCCTTGTCGATCAAGCCGGCCATCGGCACCAGTACTTCCATATCGCCGACCAGCGCGGTAGCGGACAGCGGTGCTTCGGCGCCATCGGCCAATACGGTGATCGACTCCAGCTTTGCCAGCTTCTTGAGCAGCGCATCGTTCTCGCTGAGGCGACGCTGGTCTTCGGCACTGGCGTTCTTGACGAACACGGCCAGCGGCTTGCCCGGCCCGATGTTCATCTCGGCGCGGATGTTGCGCGTGCCGAGCATCAGGGTCTTGAGCCATTCGATATCGCTTTCGGCGGCCTCATCAATGCGTGCTTCATTGGCCACCGGCCAAGGCTGCAGCATGATGGTCTTGCCTTCGATACCGGCCAGCGGCGCCAGGCGCTGCCAGATTTCTTCGGTGATGAACGGCATGAACGGATGCGCCAGGCGCAACGCCACTTCCAGCACGCGCACCAGGGTGCGACGGGTGCCGCGCTGGCGCTCGACCGGCGCGTTTTCGTCCCACAGCACCGGCTTGGACAGTTCCAGGTACCAGTCGCAATACTGGTTCCAGATGAACTCGTACAAGGCCTGGGCGGCCAGGTCGAAACGGAACTGGTCGAGCTGGCGGGTCACTTCGGCTTCGGTGCGTTGCAACTGCGAGATGATCCAGCGGTCGGCCAGGCTCAGCTCAAAGGCTTCGCCGTTCTGGCCGCAGTCTTCGCCTTTGTCCAGCACGTAGCGCGCGGCGTTCCAGATCTTGTTGCAGAAGTTGCGATAACCTTCGACGCGGCCCATGTCGAACTTGATGTCGCGACCGGTGGAGGCCAGCGAGCAGAAGGTGAAGCGCAGGGCGTCGGTGCCATAGCTGGCGATGCCGTCGGCGAATTCGTCGCGGGTCTGTTTCTCGATCTTCTTCGCCATTTTCGGCTGCATCATCCCCGAGGTGCGCTTCTGTACCAGCGCTTCGAGTTCGATGCCGTCGATGATGTCCAGTGGGTCCAGGACGTTGCCCTTGGATTTGGACATCTTCTGGCCCTGGCCATCTCGCACCAGGCCGTGGACATACACGGTCTTGAACGGCACCTGCGGGGTGCCGTCGTCGTTCTTCACCAAGTGCATGGTGAGCATGATCATCCGGGCAACCCAGAAGAAAATGATGTCGAAGCCGGTGACCAGCACGTCGGTGGGGTGGAATTTTTCGAGGAACGCGGTTTTTTCCGGCCAGCCCAGGGTGGAGAAGGTCCACAGGCCGGCGCTGAACCAGGTGTCCAGTACGTCATTGTCCTGATTCAATACCAGGTCTGCGGGCAGATTATTCTTGGCACGCACTTCGGCTTCGTCGCGACCTACATAAACCTTGCCCGACTCGTCATACCAGGCCGGAATACGGTGGCCCCACCACAGCTGACGGCTGATGCACCAATCTTGGATGTCGCGCATCCAGGAGAAGTACATGTTTTCGTATTGTTTAGGCACGAACGCGATGCGGCCGTCTTCAACGGCGGCAATGGCCGGCTCAGCCAAAGGCTTGGTCGACACGTACCACTGGTCGGTCAGCCACGGCTCGATCACGGTGCCGGAACGGTCGCCCTTCGGCACTTTCAGGCCGTGGTCGTCGACGCTCACCAGCAAACCGGCAGCGTCGAACGCGGCAACGATCTGCTTGCGCGCTTCGAAGCGGTCCAGGCCTGCATATTCGGCCGGGATCTTGCCGTCGATGCTGTCGTTGAGCGTGCCGTCCAGGTTGAACACCTGGCAGGCCGGCAATACGGCGGCGTTCTTGTCGAAAATATTCAGCAGCGGCAGGTTGTGGCGCTTGCCGACTTCGTAGTCGTTGAAATCGTGTGCCGGGGTGATTTTCACGCAGCCGGTGCCGAATTCAGGGTCGCAGTAGTCGTCCGCGATGATCGGGATGCGACGGCCGACCAGTGGCAGCTCGACGAACTTGCCGATCAGCGCCTGGTAGCGCTCGTCGTTCGGGTTAACCGCGACGGCGGCGTCGCCCAGCATGGTTTCCGGACGCGTGGTGGCAACTATCAGGTAGTCATTGCCTTCAGCGGTCCTGGCGCCGTCGGCCAGCGGGTACTTGAGGTTCCACAGGAAACCTTTCTCGTCGTGGTTTTCCACTTCGAGGTCGGAAATTGCCGTGTGCAGCTTGGTGTCCCAGTTGACCAGGCGCTTGCCGCGGTAGATCAGGCCGTCTTCATGCAGGCGTACAAAGGCTTCCTTCACGGCTTCCGACAGGCCGTCGTCCATGGTGAAGCGCTCGCGGCTCCAGTCCACGGACGAACCCAGGCGACGGATCTGACGGCTGATATTGCCGCCGGATTGATCTTTCCATTCCCAGACTTTCTCGAGGAATTTCTCGCGACCCAGGTCGTGACGATTCTGGCCGGTGGCTTCCAGCTGGCGTTCCACCAGCATCTGGGTGGCGATACCGGCGTGGTCGGTGCCCGGCTGCCACAGGGTGTCGCGACCCTGCATGCGGCGGAAGCGGATCAACGCATCCATGATCGCATTGTTGAAGCCATGGCCCATGTGCAGGCTGCCAGTGACGTTCGGTGGCGGGATCATGATGGTGTACGAGTCGCCCGCACCTTGTGGGGCGAAATAGTTTTCGGACTCCCAGGTGTTGTACCAGGAAGTTTCGATAGCGTGGGGCTGGTAGGTCTTATCCATGCGCGGCGGGACCCTAGTTGGCATTTATTCAGGAAAGCCGGCAAGTATAACGGGGGATAGAGCGCAGGGCGAGGCGAAGACAGGGCTTAAGGTGTATGCAACCAAATGTGGGAGGAGGCTTGCCCCCGATGGCGGCGTGTCAGCTTCAAATAGACTGCTGACTCGCCGCTATCGGGGGCAAGCCCCCTCCCACAGGGGATCCCGGTTTGGTTCAGGACTGGTACTGGCTGAGCAGTCGCTCCATTCGCGCATCCATCCGCCGCTTGATTTCGGCTTCGATATGCGGCGCATAGTCGTCGATCACATCCTGCATGATCAATTGCGCGGCGGCGCGCAGTTCGTTGTCCAGGTGCAGCAGCAGGGCGTCGGGGGCTTTTTCCGCGGCGGGAGCGGGTTCTGCCATGGCTGGCTGCGGCGCAACAGGCTTGTTGCCGACCATGTCGAACAACAGCGGAATCTGGCTCTCGGCATCGACTGCTTCGGTCAACAGCGGCGGTTGCAAGCCATCATCACCCAGCAACTGACGGATCGACTCGAGGTCGTCCAGCAGGTGGTCGTCTTTTTTCAGCGGGTTGGGCGTGTCCATCATGTACTCAAAGTCGTTGTAGCCGGTGATCCTGCAGAGGATAGCCCTGTTCGCGGTAGAAACGGAAACTCTCCCGCGCGGCCTGACGAATAGCCGGGTCTTCCACCACCACTTCCGCCACGCGGGCGAATGCCTTGGCGAAGGGCGGCACTTTCAGGTCGAGGTTGACCAGCAGGTCATCGTGGCCGCCGCAACTGTCGCCCAAACCCAGGACAACCACGCCGTCCGGTTCCGATTCCGCAGGGCCGTGGGGTACGAAGCTTTCGCCCTTGAAGCGCCACAGGCGGGCATCGAGGTCGTCGCGTTGGGCGGCATCGCTGCAATGCAGGTAGATGCGATGGCCCATGCGCCAGGCTTTTTCGGTGAGCTTGCAGGCGAAGTCCAGGCGCGCGGACGGGTCGGCGCTGGGCAATATATAGAAGTCGACTTGGGTCATTGCGGTTCCTGAAACCGGGACGGCACGATGACCGTCCCGGAATTTGTAGGAGCGAGCTTGCTCGCGAAAAACGCAAGGTCGCCGCGATCAACCTGGTTTCCCGAGTCATCGTTAACGACCATCGCGAGCAAGCTCGCTCCTACAGAGTTAGGCCTTGGCGCGGTCCAGCAGGTACTGGGTCAGCAGCGGTACTGGACGACCAGTGGCGCCCTTGTCCTTGCCGCTGGCCCATGCGGTGCCGGCGATGTCCAGGTGCGCCCAGTTGAAGTTCTTGGCGAACCGCGACAGGAAGCAGGCTGCGGTGATGGTGCCGGCTTTGGGGCCACCGATGTTGGCGATGTCGGCGAATGGGCTGTCCAGTTGCTCCTGGTACTCATCGAACAGCGGCAACTGCCAGGCGCGGTCGTCGGCGGCCTTGCCGGCGCTGAGCAGTTGCTCGATCAGCTCGTCGTTGTTGCCCAGCAGGCCCGAAGTGTGGGCGCCCAGGGCAACCACACAGGCACCGGTCAGGGTGGCGATGTCGATCACCGCCTGCGGCTTGAAGCGTTCGGCGTAGGTCAGCGCGTCGCACAGCACCAGGCGGCCTTCGGCGTCGGTGTTGAGGATTTCCACGGTCTGGCCGCTCATGGTGGTGACGATATCGCCTGGGCGGGCAGCACCGCCGCTCGGCATGTTCTCGGCGCAGGCCAGGATGCACACCAGGTTGATCGGCAGCTTGAGTTCCAGCACGGCACGCAGGGTGCCGAACACGCTGGCGGCGCCGCCCATGTCGTACTTCATCTCGTCCATGCCGGCGCCCGGCTTGAGGCTGATGCCGCCGGTATCGAAGGTGATGCCTTTACCCACCAGGGCGTAAGGCTTCTCGGACTTCTTGCCGCCGTTGTATTGCATCACGATCAGGCGCGGCGGCTGGTCGCTGCCCTGGCCCACGGCATAGAACGAGCCCATGCCCAGTTCCTTGATCTTCTTCTCGTCCAGGACCTCGACTTTCAGGCCCTTGAACTCCTTGCCCAGCGCCTTGGCCTGTTCGCCCAGGTAGGTGGGGTGGCAGATGTTCGGCGGCAGGTTGCCCAGGTCGCGGGTGAACGACATGCCGTTGGCGATCGCGGTGGCGTGGGTCACGGCGCGCTCGACTTCAGCCTGGGCGGCCTTGATGGTCAGCAGGGTGATTTTCTTCAGGGCGCGGGGTTCGGCTTTCTCGCTCTTGAACTGGTCGAAGACGTAGCCGCCGTCCACCAGGCTTTCGGCCAGCAGGCGGGTCTTGCCGTAGCTGTCACGGCCCTTGATGATGATTTCATCGAGTGCCAGTGCCGCGTCGCTGCCGCCCAGGCCCTTAAGCGTGGTGAGGATGGCGCTGATGATCTTGCGGAACGGACGGTCACCCAGTTCGGCGTCCTTGCCCACGCCCACCAGCAATACCCGCTCGGCCTTGAGGTTCGGCAGGCTCTGCAGCAGCAGGCTCTGGCCGACTTTGCCGGCCAGGTCGCCGCGCTTGAGCACGGCGCTGATAGCGCCGCCGCTCAGTTCATCCAGTTGCTTGGCGGCAACGCCGAGTGTGCGGCCTTCGCCGACAGCGACCACGAGGGTGGCGGTTTTCAACGTTTCGGGGCTAACGCTTTTTACAACCAATTCCATTTTCGGGTCCCTTATAAGGTCGG
This genomic stretch from Pseudomonas orientalis harbors:
- a CDS encoding DNA polymerase III subunit chi, encoding MDTPNPLKKDDHLLDDLESIRQLLGDDGLQPPLLTEAVDAESQIPLLFDMVGNKPVAPQPAMAEPAPAAEKAPDALLLHLDNELRAAAQLIMQDVIDDYAPHIEAEIKRRMDARMERLLSQYQS
- a CDS encoding leucyl aminopeptidase yields the protein MELVVKSVSPETLKTATLVVAVGEGRTLGVAAKQLDELSGGAISAVLKRGDLAGKVGQSLLLQSLPNLKAERVLLVGVGKDAELGDRPFRKIISAILTTLKGLGGSDAALALDEIIIKGRDSYGKTRLLAESLVDGGYVFDQFKSEKAEPRALKKITLLTIKAAQAEVERAVTHATAIANGMSFTRDLGNLPPNICHPTYLGEQAKALGKEFKGLKVEVLDEKKIKELGMGSFYAVGQGSDQPPRLIVMQYNGGKKSEKPYALVGKGITFDTGGISLKPGAGMDEMKYDMGGAASVFGTLRAVLELKLPINLVCILACAENMPSGGAARPGDIVTTMSGQTVEILNTDAEGRLVLCDALTYAERFKPQAVIDIATLTGACVVALGAHTSGLLGNNDELIEQLLSAGKAADDRAWQLPLFDEYQEQLDSPFADIANIGGPKAGTITAACFLSRFAKNFNWAHLDIAGTAWASGKDKGATGRPVPLLTQYLLDRAKA
- a CDS encoding DNA polymerase III subunit chi, which codes for MTQVDFYILPSADPSARLDFACKLTEKAWRMGHRIYLHCSDAAQRDDLDARLWRFKGESFVPHGPAESEPDGVVVLGLGDSCGGHDDLLVNLDLKVPPFAKAFARVAEVVVEDPAIRQAARESFRFYREQGYPLQDHRLQRL